From a single Streptomyces sp. NBC_01264 genomic region:
- a CDS encoding TetR/AcrR family transcriptional regulator, whose protein sequence is MPTDNPRPLRADALRNVEKIVRAARDVYAELGPDAPLDEIARRAGVGIATLFRRFPDKATLLRAVLDQQFTQDVLPAIDRGLTDEDPRRGLTAVLEAALASAADEHHVLTAARNAGVLSAEVSARFFEALDPLVTRGQRAGVIRADLVPDDLKRVMSMLVSVLWTMDPAEEGWRRYVALVMDGLSPAAASPLPHPAPPLLRRPQE, encoded by the coding sequence GTGCCGACCGACAACCCCAGACCCCTGCGCGCCGACGCCCTGCGCAACGTCGAGAAGATCGTCAGAGCGGCACGCGACGTGTACGCCGAGCTGGGACCCGATGCGCCGCTCGACGAGATCGCACGGCGGGCCGGCGTGGGGATCGCCACGCTCTTCCGCCGCTTCCCCGACAAGGCCACCCTGCTCCGAGCCGTACTCGACCAGCAGTTCACCCAGGACGTGCTCCCGGCCATCGACCGCGGGCTGACCGACGAGGACCCCCGCCGCGGCCTCACCGCCGTACTCGAAGCCGCACTGGCTTCGGCGGCCGACGAGCACCACGTGTTGACGGCCGCCCGGAACGCCGGCGTCCTCTCCGCGGAGGTCAGCGCCCGCTTCTTCGAGGCACTCGACCCACTGGTGACGCGGGGTCAGCGGGCCGGGGTGATCCGGGCGGACCTCGTGCCCGACGACCTGAAGAGGGTCATGAGCATGCTCGTCAGCGTGCTGTGGACCATGGACCCCGCCGAGGAGGGCTGGCGCCGCTACGTGGCCCTGGTCATGGACGGCCTGAGCCCGGCGGCGGCGAGCCCCCTGCCCCACCCGGCTCCCCCGCTGCTGCGCCGGCCTCAGGAGTGA
- a CDS encoding class I SAM-dependent methyltransferase codes for MTHAQHTPQHGDNGAAHHGQAQHGHEHGHAHHHTEADSQAEILDLDAEVLAGHITDITTWLPLNEPPRHIVDLGCGTGAGTFALLEQFPDAQVTAVDSSAAHLQRLREKACARGVEDRVRTVQADLDATEWPDLGEPDLVWASASMHHMADPDRALRTVRELLAPGGLFAVVELAGFPRFLPGDAPEGRPGLEDRCHTASESYHAEHVPHRGADWGPKLAGAGFALEGDRTIDVNIEGSRSEAVGAYALGSLQRLRRSIVDTLEPGDLAALDQLLDTDGPGSILRREDLAVRTERTVWAARRES; via the coding sequence ATGACCCACGCACAGCACACACCCCAGCACGGCGACAACGGCGCAGCTCACCACGGCCAGGCGCAGCACGGCCACGAGCACGGCCACGCCCATCACCACACCGAGGCCGACAGCCAGGCGGAGATCCTCGACCTGGACGCGGAGGTCCTGGCCGGGCACATCACCGACATCACCACGTGGCTGCCCCTGAACGAGCCCCCTCGCCACATCGTGGACCTGGGCTGCGGCACGGGAGCCGGCACCTTCGCCCTGCTCGAACAGTTCCCCGACGCGCAGGTCACGGCCGTCGACTCCTCGGCGGCGCACCTCCAGCGCCTGCGGGAGAAGGCGTGCGCCCGGGGCGTCGAGGACCGCGTCCGCACCGTGCAGGCCGACCTCGACGCGACCGAGTGGCCCGACCTCGGCGAGCCGGACCTGGTGTGGGCCTCGGCCTCGATGCACCACATGGCCGACCCGGACCGGGCCCTGCGCACGGTCCGCGAACTGCTCGCCCCCGGTGGACTGTTCGCCGTCGTCGAGCTGGCGGGATTCCCCCGCTTCCTGCCCGGGGACGCCCCCGAGGGCCGGCCCGGCCTGGAGGACCGCTGCCACACCGCGAGCGAGAGCTACCACGCCGAGCACGTGCCCCACCGCGGCGCCGACTGGGGCCCGAAGCTCGCCGGGGCCGGATTCGCCCTCGAGGGCGACCGCACGATCGACGTGAACATCGAAGGCTCGCGCAGCGAGGCGGTCGGCGCGTACGCCCTCGGCAGCCTGCAGCGCCTTCGCCGCAGCATCGTCGACACCCTGGAGCCCGGGGACCTCGCCGCCCTCGACCAGCTGCTCGACACCGACGGCCCCGGGAGCATTCTGCGCCGCGAGGACCTCGCCGTGCGGACCGAGCGCACCGTCTGGGCCGCACGCCGCGAGAGCTGA
- a CDS encoding DUF6131 family protein: protein MLFAGLILLLIGFLTGISVLWTIGVILLVVGAVLWILGSVGHAVGGRRHYW, encoded by the coding sequence ATGCTTTTCGCCGGACTCATCCTCCTGCTCATCGGATTCCTGACCGGAATCTCCGTCCTGTGGACCATCGGCGTGATCCTGCTGGTGGTGGGGGCGGTGCTGTGGATCCTGGGCTCGGTCGGACACGCGGTCGGCGGCCGACGTCACTACTGGTAG
- a CDS encoding NAD(P)/FAD-dependent oxidoreductase — protein sequence MSAMTTAYASDALPDGTVDAVVIGGGAAGLSGALMLARSRRSVVVIDSGTPRNAPAEGVHGLLGLDGTPPAELYGRGREEVRSYGGLIVSGEVTAAEHAAPSADGDLRFTVTLADGRTLTARRLLVATGLRDVLPGLPGLAEHWGGSVVHCPYCHGWEVRDEPIGVLATGPASIHHALLFRQLTDDLVYFTHGTELDDKTRTRFAARGIRIVDTPVAEVVGDRDSGISGVRLADGRVVARRVLAVATTLVARTEGLAGLGLPMEDVPGGGHRFVSGAAGATDVPGVWVAGNVTDPMAQVGASAAAGALAGAFINAVLAVADTDAAVAALVPAANSAAATTA from the coding sequence ATGTCCGCGATGACTACCGCATACGCGTCCGACGCACTGCCGGACGGGACCGTCGACGCCGTGGTGATCGGCGGCGGCGCCGCCGGTCTGAGCGGTGCGCTGATGCTCGCCCGCTCCCGCCGTTCGGTCGTCGTGATCGACAGCGGCACCCCCCGCAACGCACCCGCCGAAGGAGTGCACGGCCTGCTCGGCCTCGACGGCACCCCGCCGGCTGAACTGTACGGGCGGGGCCGTGAGGAAGTACGCAGCTACGGCGGCCTGATCGTCTCCGGCGAGGTCACCGCCGCCGAGCACGCCGCCCCGTCCGCCGACGGCGATCTGCGTTTCACCGTCACCCTGGCCGACGGCCGCACGCTGACGGCGCGCCGCCTGCTGGTGGCCACCGGTCTGCGCGATGTACTGCCCGGGCTGCCCGGGCTGGCGGAGCACTGGGGCGGGAGCGTGGTCCACTGCCCGTACTGCCACGGCTGGGAGGTGCGCGACGAGCCGATCGGCGTCCTCGCCACCGGCCCGGCGTCGATCCACCACGCCCTGCTGTTCCGTCAGCTCACGGACGACCTCGTCTACTTCACGCACGGCACGGAGCTCGACGACAAGACCCGTACGCGCTTCGCCGCGCGCGGCATCCGGATCGTCGACACCCCGGTCGCGGAGGTCGTAGGGGACCGCGACAGCGGGATCAGCGGTGTCCGCCTGGCCGACGGCCGGGTCGTCGCCCGCCGCGTCCTCGCGGTGGCGACCACGCTCGTGGCCCGCACCGAGGGCCTGGCGGGCCTGGGCCTGCCGATGGAGGACGTGCCCGGCGGCGGGCACCGCTTCGTCTCCGGCGCGGCGGGCGCCACCGACGTACCGGGGGTGTGGGTGGCCGGCAACGTCACCGACCCGATGGCCCAGGTCGGGGCCTCCGCCGCGGCCGGGGCGCTGGCCGGCGCGTTCATCAACGCCGTCCTCGCCGTCGCCGACACCGACGCGGCCGTCGCGGCCCTCGTTCCGGCAGCGAACTCCGCGGCCGCCACCACCGCCTGA
- a CDS encoding helix-turn-helix domain-containing protein — protein sequence MLPMTQEGGDLDSLVRKRIRALRVAQGWSLEELAVRARLSQSTLSRIENGQRRLALDSLVTLARALDTTLDQLVETATDDVVISPMIDAARGQMRWPIKGEPGMTVIRQRMTEPPPDSPSRMRAHPGREWLVVLSGTAILLLGNRRLRIEANQAAEFPTMMPHAIGAEGGPCEILGIFDRDARRGHQRDNGGGGGVGDAGDEGAAQG from the coding sequence ATGTTGCCTATGACGCAAGAAGGCGGTGACCTGGACAGCCTCGTACGCAAACGCATCCGCGCGCTGCGGGTGGCGCAGGGGTGGTCCCTGGAGGAACTGGCCGTCCGGGCCCGGCTCAGCCAGTCCACGCTCAGCCGCATCGAGAACGGTCAGCGCCGCCTGGCGCTGGACAGTCTCGTCACGCTCGCCCGCGCGCTGGACACCACCTTGGACCAGCTCGTGGAGACCGCGACCGACGATGTCGTCATCAGCCCGATGATCGACGCCGCCCGCGGGCAGATGCGCTGGCCGATCAAGGGCGAGCCCGGGATGACCGTCATCCGCCAGCGCATGACCGAGCCGCCGCCCGACAGCCCCTCCCGCATGCGCGCGCACCCCGGGCGCGAATGGCTCGTGGTGCTGTCCGGCACCGCGATCCTCCTGCTGGGCAACCGCCGCCTGCGCATCGAGGCGAACCAGGCCGCGGAGTTCCCGACGATGATGCCGCACGCGATCGGCGCCGAGGGGGGACCGTGCGAGATCCTGGGCATCTTCGACCGGGACGCCCGCCGGGGCCACCAGCGGGACAACGGCGGCGGTGGCGGGGTGGGCGACGCGGGCGACGAAGGTGCTGCTCAGGGGTAG
- a CDS encoding hemerythrin domain-containing protein, whose protein sequence is MAADAQENQDVVALILKDHRRMEDLFRRMRSVEADRADALAKLSALLVAHGEAEESEVYGALKRFKDVDNAEVEHGTEEHAEGNEALLALLEVSEVGSDDWDGRLEDLVKAVSHHLDEEERTILNGARENVPEERRAELGAAFLRERERRLAADCGSVEYVRAVVRG, encoded by the coding sequence ATGGCCGCGGACGCACAGGAGAACCAGGACGTCGTCGCCTTGATCCTCAAGGACCACCGCAGGATGGAGGACCTCTTCCGCCGGATGCGCAGCGTGGAGGCCGACCGGGCGGACGCGCTCGCGAAGCTGTCCGCGCTCCTCGTGGCGCACGGCGAGGCGGAGGAGAGCGAGGTGTACGGCGCGCTCAAGCGGTTCAAGGACGTCGACAACGCCGAGGTCGAGCACGGCACCGAGGAGCACGCCGAGGGCAACGAGGCGCTGCTGGCGCTGCTTGAGGTGTCCGAAGTGGGGTCCGACGACTGGGACGGGCGCCTGGAAGACCTGGTCAAGGCGGTCTCCCACCACCTCGACGAGGAGGAGCGCACCATCCTCAACGGAGCCCGGGAGAACGTTCCGGAGGAGCGGAGGGCCGAGCTCGGGGCGGCCTTCCTGCGGGAGCGGGAGCGCCGCCTCGCCGCCGACTGCGGCAGCGTCGAGTACGTGCGCGCGGTCGTACGGGGCTGA
- a CDS encoding SRPBCC domain-containing protein: MTPSARADSARADSARKQQLLELAYAHVLDHGLADMSLRPLAEAIGSSPRVLLFLFGSKDALVQALLARARQDETGMLEAVHRARPEQGLARTGELVWSWLADPGHRKVLTLWVEGYSRSLSGGDGPWAGFAERTIADWLELFAAAQPPARRDTPEGLTERSLLLSVLRGALLDLLASGDEPRTTAAVTAHLRTLETAAGSAPARPDRTGNGSPGRTDRGARTVAAPPGAVYAALLDRESLESWLPPDGMSGRIEHWDPRPGGGFRMVLTYLDPAGSPGKTSGATDVADVRFTGLVPAERVVQQAVFESEDPSYAGTMTMTWQLAASGEGTEVTVTATDVPPGIDQADHEAGIASSLAHLASYVEATRRPGPPGTTRTT, from the coding sequence ATGACCCCTTCCGCCCGCGCCGATTCCGCCCGCGCCGATTCCGCCCGCAAGCAGCAGCTCCTGGAGCTGGCCTACGCCCACGTGCTCGACCACGGGCTGGCGGACATGTCCCTGCGGCCCCTGGCCGAGGCGATCGGCAGCAGCCCGCGCGTCCTCCTCTTCCTGTTCGGCAGCAAGGACGCGCTGGTGCAGGCGCTGCTCGCGCGGGCCCGGCAGGACGAGACGGGAATGCTCGAAGCCGTGCACCGGGCCCGGCCGGAGCAGGGGCTCGCCCGCACGGGCGAGCTGGTGTGGAGCTGGCTGGCCGACCCGGGACACCGCAAGGTGCTCACGCTCTGGGTCGAGGGCTACTCGCGTTCGCTGAGCGGCGGCGACGGGCCCTGGGCGGGATTCGCGGAGCGGACGATCGCCGACTGGCTGGAGCTCTTCGCCGCCGCCCAGCCGCCGGCCCGCCGCGACACGCCCGAGGGGCTCACCGAGCGCAGCCTGCTGCTGTCGGTCCTGCGCGGGGCACTGCTGGACCTCCTCGCGAGCGGCGACGAGCCGCGCACCACGGCGGCCGTGACGGCCCACCTGCGCACTCTCGAGACTGCCGCCGGCAGTGCGCCGGCGCGCCCGGACCGGACCGGGAACGGCTCCCCCGGCAGGACCGACCGCGGCGCCCGGACGGTCGCGGCGCCGCCGGGGGCCGTGTACGCCGCCCTCCTCGACCGCGAGTCCCTCGAATCCTGGCTCCCGCCGGACGGGATGAGCGGGCGGATCGAGCACTGGGACCCGCGTCCCGGGGGCGGGTTCCGGATGGTCCTCACCTACCTCGATCCCGCCGGGAGCCCCGGCAAGACGTCCGGCGCGACCGATGTGGCCGACGTACGGTTCACCGGTCTGGTGCCGGCGGAGCGCGTGGTGCAGCAGGCCGTGTTCGAGTCCGAGGACCCGTCGTACGCCGGCACCATGACGATGACCTGGCAGCTCGCCGCTTCCGGTGAGGGCACCGAGGTGACCGTCACCGCCACGGACGTGCCGCCGGGCATCGACCAGGCGGACCACGAGGCGGGCATCGCCTCCTCGCTGGCCCACCTGGCGTCGTACGTCGAGGCGACCCGCCGACCCGGACCGCCCGGGACGACCCGGACGACCTGA
- a CDS encoding SH3 domain-containing protein, producing MVKKALLTYALAAGVLIGPLSTAGWAAGGYVQGASGPMGVVETRAPLNVRERPTVYSDVVKKLHPQQRVLLVCQTRGGWVDGNPVWYRLHGSKGWVSARYVHNLQPVRPC from the coding sequence ATGGTGAAGAAGGCATTGCTGACGTACGCCTTGGCGGCCGGAGTACTGATCGGGCCGCTGAGTACGGCCGGCTGGGCGGCCGGCGGGTACGTTCAGGGCGCATCCGGCCCCATGGGCGTGGTCGAGACCCGCGCACCGCTCAACGTCCGCGAGAGGCCGACCGTGTACTCGGACGTGGTGAAGAAGCTGCATCCGCAGCAGCGGGTGCTCCTCGTGTGCCAGACGCGCGGGGGCTGGGTGGACGGCAACCCGGTGTGGTACCGCCTGCACGGCTCGAAGGGCTGGGTCTCGGCCCGCTACGTCCACAACCTCCAGCCGGTCCGTCCCTGCTGA
- a CDS encoding PRC-barrel domain-containing protein has protein sequence MTEHVWSYRSTAGHLTGTDLIGYTVEATDGSIGKVDKHSDEAGDAYLVVDTGIWIFGKEVLLPASAVIIVDVNEEKIYVEGTKEQIKNAPEFHREKHLDDVGYRAEIGTYYGIGGFGGRII, from the coding sequence GTGACTGAGCATGTGTGGAGCTACAGGTCGACCGCGGGCCACCTGACCGGCACCGATCTGATCGGGTACACGGTCGAGGCGACCGACGGCAGCATCGGCAAGGTCGACAAGCACTCCGACGAGGCCGGTGACGCCTACCTGGTCGTGGACACGGGCATCTGGATCTTCGGCAAGGAGGTCCTGCTGCCGGCGAGCGCCGTGATCATCGTCGATGTGAACGAAGAGAAGATCTACGTCGAGGGCACCAAGGAGCAGATCAAGAACGCTCCCGAGTTCCACCGTGAGAAGCACCTCGACGACGTCGGGTACCGCGCGGAGATCGGGACCTACTACGGCATCGGCGGCTTCGGCGGCCGCATCATCTGA
- a CDS encoding WhiB family transcriptional regulator, whose product MSRLPGRAEHHWLWQGEAACRELGSRLFFHPTGEERAEREARNAAAKDVCALCPVQRACLRHALEVGEPFGVWGGLTAHERRELRRAGGMRRAVPSTV is encoded by the coding sequence GTGTCGCGCCTGCCGGGCCGTGCCGAGCACCACTGGTTGTGGCAGGGGGAGGCCGCCTGCCGGGAACTGGGCTCGCGCCTCTTCTTCCACCCCACCGGCGAGGAGCGCGCGGAGCGCGAGGCGCGGAACGCGGCGGCGAAGGACGTGTGCGCGCTGTGCCCGGTGCAGCGCGCCTGCCTGCGGCACGCGCTGGAGGTGGGAGAGCCCTTCGGCGTCTGGGGCGGGCTCACCGCGCACGAGAGGCGTGAGCTCCGTAGGGCGGGCGGCATGAGGCGCGCGGTGCCCTCCACCGTGTGA
- a CDS encoding GNAT family N-acetyltransferase: MNEVRAVIRRLGEPGDLGWVVMAHGEQYAKEFGWDTSFEALVARIVADYAADHDPSREAAWIAELDGRRVGSVFCVADREPAEAEEGEEGEGREAGTAKLRILLVDPAARGHRLGSRLVARCVDFAREAGYARIRLWTNDTLAAARGIYLAAGFRLVEEEPHHSFGADLIGQVYELDLSP; this comes from the coding sequence ATGAACGAGGTCCGTGCGGTGATCCGGCGGCTGGGGGAGCCGGGCGATCTCGGCTGGGTGGTGATGGCCCACGGCGAGCAGTACGCGAAGGAATTCGGCTGGGACACCAGCTTCGAGGCCCTGGTCGCGCGGATCGTCGCGGACTACGCGGCCGACCACGATCCCTCCCGCGAGGCGGCCTGGATCGCCGAGCTGGACGGCCGCCGGGTCGGCAGCGTGTTCTGCGTGGCCGACAGGGAGCCCGCGGAGGCCGAGGAGGGGGAAGAGGGCGAGGGCAGGGAGGCGGGCACCGCCAAACTGCGGATCCTCCTCGTGGACCCCGCCGCACGCGGCCACCGCCTGGGCTCGCGCCTGGTCGCACGATGCGTGGACTTCGCCCGTGAAGCGGGGTACGCGCGGATCCGGCTGTGGACGAACGACACCCTGGCGGCCGCACGCGGGATCTACCTCGCCGCCGGCTTCCGGCTCGTGGAGGAGGAGCCGCACCACAGCTTCGGCGCCGATCTGATCGGACAGGTCTACGAGCTCGACCTGTCCCCCTGA
- a CDS encoding MFS transporter, giving the protein MQQPPMAAPRTGKVIATLALAGIAAAVMQTLVTPLLADLPTILHTSHSNSAWVVTATLLVAGVCVPISGRLGDMLGKRRMLLACCVPLIAGSVVCALAGGVVQMIVGRGLQGIGMGMIPLGIALLRDIVPAEKLSSSIALVSASMGIGGGIGLPVSAAVAQYTSWRFLFWGSAALAGCVAVMIVAFVPEVPAAAKGQRFDVVGALGLAAGLVSLLLFVSKGADWGWGSATTLGLIAAAVVILAAWGWFEWRTTDPLVDLRTTVRPRVLLTNLASVSIGFGMYASMLVIPQLLQFPAATGYGLGQSMLAAGLWMLPGGLMMMAVSPLGGKLTNLHGPKVTLVCGALVLAAGYGVALLFSATAVGLMAAVMVINCGVALAYGAMPALIMSAVPLTETGAANGFNALMRSLGTSVGAAVVGVVLAQMTTTAGGLTFTSEAGFRTGLLMGGGFALLSGAVAALIPALRPQQLELRDQAGPAAETAPTSVSK; this is encoded by the coding sequence ATGCAACAGCCGCCCATGGCCGCCCCGCGCACCGGCAAGGTGATCGCGACCCTCGCACTCGCGGGCATCGCCGCCGCCGTCATGCAGACGCTGGTCACGCCGCTGCTGGCCGACCTGCCGACCATCCTCCACACCTCGCACTCCAACTCCGCCTGGGTGGTCACCGCCACCCTGCTGGTCGCGGGCGTGTGCGTACCCATCAGCGGGCGTCTGGGCGACATGCTCGGCAAGCGCCGGATGCTCCTGGCCTGTTGCGTACCGCTGATCGCCGGATCGGTGGTGTGCGCGCTGGCGGGCGGCGTCGTCCAGATGATCGTCGGGCGGGGCCTCCAGGGCATCGGCATGGGCATGATCCCGCTGGGCATCGCCCTGCTCCGCGACATCGTCCCCGCCGAGAAGCTCAGTTCCTCCATCGCCCTCGTGAGCGCCTCCATGGGCATCGGCGGCGGCATCGGCCTGCCGGTCTCGGCGGCCGTCGCGCAGTACACGAGCTGGCGCTTCCTGTTCTGGGGGTCCGCCGCGCTGGCCGGCTGCGTCGCCGTCATGATCGTGGCCTTCGTACCGGAGGTCCCGGCCGCCGCCAAGGGCCAGCGCTTCGACGTGGTCGGCGCGCTGGGCCTCGCGGCGGGCCTGGTGTCCCTGCTGCTGTTCGTGTCCAAGGGGGCCGACTGGGGCTGGGGCTCCGCCACCACCCTCGGCCTGATCGCCGCCGCCGTCGTGATCCTGGCGGCCTGGGGCTGGTTCGAATGGCGCACCACCGACCCGCTGGTCGACCTGCGCACCACGGTCCGCCCGCGCGTCCTGCTGACCAACCTCGCCTCGGTCTCCATCGGCTTCGGCATGTACGCGAGCATGCTCGTCATCCCGCAGCTGCTGCAGTTCCCCGCCGCGACCGGCTACGGCCTGGGCCAGTCCATGCTGGCGGCCGGCCTGTGGATGCTCCCCGGCGGGCTGATGATGATGGCCGTGTCCCCCCTCGGCGGCAAGCTCACCAACCTCCACGGCCCGAAGGTCACCCTCGTCTGCGGAGCGCTCGTCCTGGCCGCGGGCTACGGCGTCGCACTCCTCTTCTCCGCGACGGCCGTCGGGCTGATGGCCGCCGTCATGGTCATCAACTGCGGTGTTGCCCTCGCCTACGGGGCCATGCCCGCTCTGATCATGAGCGCGGTCCCGCTGACGGAGACCGGAGCCGCCAACGGCTTCAACGCCCTCATGCGCTCCCTGGGCACCTCCGTCGGCGCCGCCGTCGTCGGTGTCGTCCTGGCACAGATGACCACCACGGCGGGTGGACTCACCTTCACCTCCGAGGCGGGCTTCCGCACCGGCCTGCTGATGGGCGGCGGCTTCGCCCTGCTGTCCGGTGCCGTCGCCGCCCTGATCCCGGCCCTGCGGCCGCAGCAGCTCGAACTGCGGGACCAGGCCGGCCCGGCGGCCGAAACGGCCCCCACCTCGGTGAGCAAGTAG